In Nocardia asteroides, the following proteins share a genomic window:
- a CDS encoding DNA cytosine methyltransferase — protein sequence MTELSVIEICAGAGGQALGLERAGFEHKLAVELDQTAADTIQRNRPHWKVEVGDVANPAVFNPKAFSPDAEGRGGRQIDLLAGGVPCPPFSIAGKQLGANDERDLFAWAVEQVDVVRPRALLLENVRGLSMPRFAGYRQHVLDRLSQFGYSAEWRLIQASEYGVPQLRPRFVLVAMASEDFQYFKWPEAAGEVRTVGETLLPLMMERGWKGAAAWAEKANGIAPTIVGGSKKHGGADLGPTRAKRAWAELGVDAYGVHDTAPPYDKRPMTEFGPKLTVEMVARIQGWVFAKDEAHRSELEDAGNGEFAWMFTGKKTAQYRQIGNAFPPPVAKAIGLSISRALRHIGNPIERNDDPLTDPIYKVLRDQAQQDPDTFLTAAQIIQRAKLSIDDPEIDRRISLLDKDFEIIKDERSSGLAYRIGEFRAFTGQGDHIRHEYYRNHISRVS from the coding sequence GTGACCGAGCTCAGCGTCATCGAGATTTGCGCAGGAGCAGGCGGCCAGGCGCTCGGGCTCGAGCGAGCAGGCTTCGAACACAAGCTCGCCGTCGAACTCGACCAAACCGCTGCGGACACCATCCAGCGTAACCGTCCTCATTGGAAGGTCGAGGTCGGTGACGTAGCAAACCCTGCGGTGTTCAACCCGAAGGCGTTTTCTCCTGATGCCGAAGGTCGTGGCGGACGTCAGATCGATCTGCTCGCAGGTGGTGTTCCGTGCCCTCCGTTCTCCATCGCGGGAAAGCAGCTCGGAGCTAATGACGAGCGAGACCTGTTTGCCTGGGCCGTCGAGCAAGTTGATGTGGTGCGACCCCGCGCGCTGTTGCTCGAGAACGTCCGCGGGTTGAGCATGCCGCGCTTCGCCGGATATCGGCAGCATGTGCTGGATCGGCTCAGCCAGTTCGGTTACTCCGCAGAGTGGCGACTCATCCAGGCATCCGAATACGGGGTGCCCCAGCTGCGGCCGCGGTTTGTTCTCGTTGCCATGGCCTCCGAGGATTTTCAATATTTCAAGTGGCCCGAGGCGGCTGGTGAAGTCAGGACCGTCGGGGAGACGCTACTGCCGTTGATGATGGAACGTGGCTGGAAAGGCGCGGCTGCGTGGGCCGAGAAGGCAAACGGCATCGCTCCGACAATCGTGGGCGGATCGAAGAAACATGGTGGTGCTGACCTGGGTCCGACCCGGGCAAAGCGGGCCTGGGCAGAACTCGGTGTAGACGCCTACGGTGTGCACGATACGGCGCCACCCTACGACAAGCGGCCGATGACCGAGTTCGGTCCGAAACTGACTGTCGAGATGGTGGCGCGCATCCAAGGATGGGTCTTCGCCAAGGACGAAGCGCATCGGTCCGAGCTGGAGGATGCCGGGAACGGCGAGTTCGCGTGGATGTTCACGGGCAAGAAGACAGCTCAATACCGACAGATCGGCAACGCGTTTCCCCCTCCGGTCGCCAAAGCGATCGGCCTGTCTATCTCGCGCGCACTTCGACACATCGGTAACCCGATCGAGCGCAACGACGATCCGCTCACAGATCCGATCTACAAGGTTCTGCGTGACCAGGCTCAACAAGATCCGGACACGTTTCTCACCGCAGCGCAGATCATTCAGCGGGCGAAACTCTCCATCGATGATCCCGAAATCGACCGTCGAATTTCCTTGTTGGACAAAGATTTCGAGATCATCAAAGATGAGAGGTCCAGCGGTCTCGCGTATCGGATAGGCGAGTTCCGGGCGTTCACCGGTCAGGGTGATCACATTCGGCACGAGTACTACCGGAACCACATTTCGCGAGTGAGCTGA
- a CDS encoding very short patch repair endonuclease, whose product MRAIRRTDTKPEVELRSELHRLGYRFRKDFPIPVAGRRPVRPDIVFTARRVAVFVDGCFWHACPEHGRSPTTNEWYWTPKLRRNVERDREADTALSTAGWTVVRVWEHEPVTSALTAVVDKLDRDPNI is encoded by the coding sequence ATGCGGGCAATCAGGCGCACCGATACAAAGCCAGAGGTCGAGCTGCGAAGCGAACTGCATCGGCTCGGGTACCGGTTCCGGAAAGACTTCCCGATCCCGGTCGCGGGTCGCAGGCCGGTCAGACCGGACATCGTGTTCACTGCTCGCCGGGTTGCGGTGTTCGTAGACGGCTGCTTCTGGCACGCATGCCCTGAGCACGGCAGATCGCCGACCACGAATGAGTGGTATTGGACACCGAAGCTCCGCCGCAACGTCGAGCGGGACCGAGAAGCGGACACCGCGTTGTCGACGGCCGGGTGGACTGTGGTGCGGGTGTGGGAGCACGAACCGGTCACGTCTGCACTGACCGCGGTGGTCGACAAGCTCGATCGGGACCCGAACATATGA
- a CDS encoding NgoMIV family type II restriction endonuclease, whose amino-acid sequence MGMTFGTDLLGWKRSRKNKLGWQWVPNTADTDSVSSLRLSAAVLEYLAAPNPNGGASDPVEPPDNPGGLLETQVATDLATELPRLDPERKWEVRKGQSIVNYAQYQHLAAIDRAIANDPNLRVTLGTDYLIKPDVLVGLLGTPTATEHPWLHAALACKWTIRSDRVQNIRHENGNMIRHRRGRLPHLVTVTAEPLPTRLASIARGTGEVDATYHLAFPAMNQAVAAVGTGEQQDAWAEVTEQGRLLDYTQLAASLATW is encoded by the coding sequence ATGGGGATGACATTCGGAACCGATCTGCTGGGGTGGAAGCGCAGTCGCAAGAACAAACTCGGCTGGCAGTGGGTACCGAACACTGCCGATACCGACAGTGTGTCGAGCCTCCGGCTGTCGGCGGCAGTGCTCGAGTATCTGGCCGCCCCGAATCCCAACGGCGGTGCATCCGATCCCGTGGAGCCGCCCGACAACCCGGGTGGGTTGCTCGAAACCCAGGTTGCGACCGACCTCGCCACAGAGCTTCCGCGGCTTGATCCAGAACGCAAGTGGGAAGTCCGCAAAGGGCAGAGCATCGTCAACTATGCGCAATACCAGCATCTGGCCGCCATCGACCGCGCGATTGCGAACGATCCGAACCTACGCGTCACTCTCGGGACCGACTACCTGATCAAGCCGGACGTTCTCGTGGGTCTTCTCGGCACCCCGACGGCGACAGAGCATCCCTGGTTGCATGCTGCGCTTGCGTGCAAGTGGACCATCCGATCCGACCGGGTCCAGAACATCCGGCACGAAAACGGCAACATGATCCGGCATCGGCGAGGACGCTTGCCTCATTTGGTGACTGTCACCGCAGAACCGCTCCCGACACGGCTGGCATCGATCGCGCGCGGCACTGGCGAAGTCGACGCCACTTACCACCTGGCATTTCCCGCCATGAACCAAGCCGTAGCAGCAGTTGGAACAGGCGAACAGCAAGATGCGTGGGCAGAGGTCACCGAACAGGGACGTCTGCTGGACTACACGCAACTCGCTGCGTCGCTCGCTACCTGGTAG
- a CDS encoding DEAD/DEAH box helicase, whose amino-acid sequence MRVELLTTPDFQREFQQLAARLSTSGARGPLSAEVDLDDFLVNLGELASWTHPDVEWADDLRVLVTGVLDDTEAVERNLDGATEDSADVVYPESVVGLLGSDWTGELTSFQQRDIARLLSLRHGANFSVPGAGKTRVALAVYAAARARGEAERLLVVGPKSAYESWEYESSYCFAEPLRSAVTGRSTDPLAELCIVNYERLDRSLDTLANWLRAKPSMIVLDEAHRIKLGARGTYGSAALALGPLANRRLILTGTPAPNGARDLESLLSFVWPGHGKRAVIEAVGGGDLARASAVLRPLFTRTTKDELGLPPFEPRIRYVDMPPIHAEVYEALKGNYTARAESSRGSIEALGRAMLRMLMAATSPALLLEGASRYEPLEYQLPPLQPSPGDSLFDLFQNLPSIELSPKYQETVKIVADNAQAGRKTLVWTTFVRSLTTLEKLLENFGPATVYGGTPDRVEQLRRFREDPDCHVLISNPATLGEGVSLHHVCHDAVYVDRDFMAGRFLQSLDRIHRLGLAPDTETRVTVLATRGTVDEVVRLRLDAKLRFMAAILDDPDVQQLADLEEEPAVGAGMDAADVRALLRHFDDAVAPAE is encoded by the coding sequence ATGCGCGTGGAACTTCTTACGACACCTGACTTCCAGCGTGAGTTTCAGCAGCTGGCAGCCCGGCTCAGCACTTCCGGCGCGAGAGGTCCCCTGTCTGCGGAAGTCGATCTCGATGACTTTCTCGTCAACCTGGGGGAGCTGGCTAGCTGGACCCATCCTGATGTGGAGTGGGCCGACGACCTGAGAGTTCTTGTCACCGGTGTCCTTGACGACACCGAGGCCGTCGAGCGCAACCTCGATGGGGCAACCGAGGACTCGGCGGACGTCGTTTATCCGGAATCGGTCGTCGGTTTGCTCGGCAGCGACTGGACCGGTGAGCTCACTTCGTTCCAGCAACGAGACATCGCCAGGCTCCTGTCGTTACGGCACGGAGCAAATTTCAGTGTTCCCGGTGCCGGCAAAACCCGTGTGGCCCTAGCCGTATACGCAGCGGCACGTGCTCGCGGTGAGGCGGAGCGGCTGCTCGTCGTGGGTCCGAAGTCGGCATACGAGTCCTGGGAGTACGAGAGTTCGTACTGCTTTGCGGAGCCGCTGCGCAGCGCCGTAACCGGTCGCTCCACCGATCCGCTTGCGGAACTCTGCATCGTGAATTACGAACGCCTGGATCGTTCGCTGGATACCCTGGCGAACTGGCTCCGGGCCAAGCCTTCGATGATCGTGCTGGACGAGGCGCACCGGATCAAATTGGGCGCGCGGGGCACGTACGGCTCGGCGGCTCTTGCCCTCGGCCCGTTGGCGAATCGTCGCCTGATTCTGACCGGAACGCCGGCACCGAACGGCGCCCGTGACTTGGAGAGCCTGCTGTCGTTCGTGTGGCCGGGCCACGGTAAACGGGCGGTGATCGAGGCTGTCGGCGGTGGTGATCTCGCGCGGGCCAGTGCCGTGCTCCGTCCGCTGTTCACCCGCACGACGAAGGATGAACTCGGGCTGCCTCCGTTCGAGCCACGGATCAGGTACGTGGACATGCCCCCAATCCATGCGGAGGTCTATGAAGCGCTCAAAGGCAACTACACCGCACGTGCCGAGAGTTCGCGAGGAAGCATCGAGGCACTCGGCCGGGCGATGCTGCGCATGCTGATGGCCGCGACGAGTCCGGCGCTGCTGCTCGAAGGCGCCAGCCGATATGAGCCACTGGAGTACCAGCTCCCGCCGTTGCAGCCTTCGCCGGGCGATTCGCTCTTCGATCTGTTCCAGAATCTTCCAAGCATCGAGTTGTCACCCAAGTACCAGGAAACCGTCAAGATCGTTGCCGACAACGCCCAGGCCGGCCGGAAGACCTTGGTGTGGACGACTTTTGTCCGTAGCTTGACCACGCTCGAAAAGCTTCTCGAAAACTTCGGTCCTGCGACCGTTTACGGCGGCACTCCGGACCGGGTCGAGCAGCTGCGGCGATTCCGGGAGGACCCCGACTGTCACGTCCTCATCTCCAACCCTGCGACGCTCGGTGAGGGTGTCAGCCTCCACCACGTCTGCCACGACGCGGTCTATGTCGACAGGGACTTCATGGCCGGCCGATTCCTGCAGAGCCTGGATCGCATCCACCGGCTCGGGCTCGCGCCTGATACCGAGACACGAGTGACAGTCCTCGCCACTCGCGGCACCGTCGACGAAGTGGTGCGTCTCCGTTTGGACGCGAAGCTGAGGTTCATGGCGGCGATTCTCGATGATCCCGATGTTCAGCAACTGGCCGATCTGGAGGAGGAGCCTGCCGTAGGTGCGGGCATGGACGCTGCCGACGTCCGTGCGCTCCTGCGGCATTTCGATGACGCGGTTGCTCCGGCCGAATAG
- a CDS encoding ParB N-terminal domain-containing protein, with product MFTDFGVPPTAEAVRAMVAQRLGDLDHNGGVAETLTLEWRDAPLHVQVIDMPLNALYYNPGTHRIRAQRSLDRVRDAALSADPWSQESQDYLKHLLTRRPADPKQRDNDFDKLAKHLEEFGQIEPGLITRDGVLVNGNTRCAALREGGTATSMRVGVLPASCTWDDINAVEVSLQLRHDERREYSYINHLLALEEQRDQLQRPISVIAREFHTTTQVCERDFWILAELRNCITRSRTTGQEAMRLVDFEQSKTKLEELYRVYREELKKNKERAEVLKESRIAAIVLEYAKTDVRFVGTDFQERYLDKGLIDEYGRTESVAETALAIPGLGRSVKSVGDQVAVARSITDKLLQAKAVESAGDAVGELAKTAASKLISSYRSAFDDAITVAGRDAMLRKKRLAAPDRVVAACKDLEQAVNDVVLARGNSSLDEDAFDDALIQVHAVLEQLAIEAQRSVKIPGSGLDWLATAVENGPR from the coding sequence ATGTTCACAGACTTTGGTGTTCCCCCCACTGCGGAAGCTGTTCGTGCAATGGTCGCGCAGCGGCTCGGCGACCTCGACCACAACGGCGGTGTCGCTGAGACCCTGACGCTGGAGTGGCGTGATGCACCGCTGCATGTCCAGGTCATCGACATGCCACTCAACGCGCTGTATTACAACCCCGGTACGCATCGGATTCGTGCGCAGCGCAGTCTGGACCGGGTCCGCGACGCGGCGCTGTCAGCTGATCCCTGGAGTCAGGAGAGCCAGGATTACCTGAAGCATCTACTCACCCGTCGGCCTGCGGATCCGAAGCAGCGAGACAACGATTTCGACAAGCTCGCGAAGCATCTCGAAGAGTTCGGCCAGATTGAACCCGGACTGATCACGCGCGACGGTGTCCTAGTTAACGGAAACACTCGTTGTGCTGCTCTGCGTGAAGGGGGAACTGCCACCAGCATGCGCGTTGGGGTTTTGCCGGCATCGTGCACCTGGGACGATATCAACGCGGTCGAGGTCTCCCTGCAGTTGCGGCATGACGAACGGCGTGAATACTCGTACATTAACCACCTCCTGGCTCTGGAGGAACAGCGCGACCAGCTTCAGCGCCCTATCTCGGTTATCGCGAGGGAGTTCCATACAACAACGCAGGTCTGCGAGAGAGACTTCTGGATTCTGGCTGAGTTGCGGAACTGCATCACACGCAGTCGTACCACTGGACAGGAGGCGATGCGCCTCGTGGACTTCGAACAGTCCAAAACGAAGCTTGAGGAGCTGTACCGGGTGTATCGCGAAGAGCTCAAGAAGAACAAGGAGCGAGCGGAGGTGCTGAAGGAGTCCCGGATCGCTGCGATCGTGCTGGAGTACGCCAAAACCGATGTCCGGTTCGTCGGAACCGATTTTCAGGAACGGTATCTTGACAAGGGGCTGATCGATGAATACGGGCGAACGGAGTCGGTCGCCGAAACGGCTCTTGCAATCCCAGGTTTGGGACGTAGCGTTAAGTCAGTCGGGGACCAAGTTGCAGTGGCACGATCAATTACCGACAAGCTTCTGCAGGCGAAAGCTGTCGAATCTGCTGGTGACGCGGTCGGGGAACTTGCCAAAACTGCTGCGAGTAAATTGATTTCGTCCTACCGGTCAGCCTTCGACGACGCCATCACCGTCGCAGGCCGGGACGCGATGCTCCGGAAGAAGCGCCTCGCGGCTCCTGATCGTGTCGTAGCGGCCTGTAAGGATCTCGAGCAGGCTGTCAACGATGTTGTGCTGGCGAGAGGCAACTCGAGTCTCGACGAAGACGCGTTCGACGATGCACTGATTCAGGTACATGCCGTACTCGAACAGCTTGCGATCGAGGCGCAGCGATCGGTCAAGATTCCTGGTAGCGGGCTCGACTGGCTCGCCACCGCGGTGGAAAACGGGCCTCGGTAG
- a CDS encoding 2'-5' RNA ligase family protein → MTSSGVFPPPLPHSTANPEAIAHSDWNAFTTVEDLRDHWSVKQWAPGHTGCYWYLTLDDPALRELTADYQHKLTHPALDPVPLDALHLTLTGIGSTTTVTDTQIDNLIPLAQDRLADLRPFDLTCGPLTGSRSAVRLSVSPWDPLLELHQLLVTATAESIPSFAPTAATRCNRFRPHLGIAYNNTDRPAAELIETVAALRNTDPVTVHVARVELVVLRREGHSYRWNTHAVVPIGRLCSALTPPAPPS, encoded by the coding sequence ATGACTTCGAGTGGTGTGTTCCCGCCCCCACTGCCGCATTCCACCGCGAACCCCGAGGCCATTGCGCACTCCGACTGGAACGCCTTCACCACCGTCGAAGACCTCCGCGACCACTGGTCGGTGAAGCAATGGGCTCCAGGCCACACCGGGTGCTACTGGTACCTCACCCTCGACGACCCCGCCCTCCGCGAACTCACCGCCGACTACCAGCACAAACTGACACACCCAGCACTGGACCCCGTCCCCCTCGACGCCCTGCACCTCACCCTCACGGGAATCGGCAGCACGACCACCGTCACCGACACCCAGATCGACAACCTGATCCCCCTCGCCCAGGACCGCCTCGCCGACCTGCGCCCCTTCGACCTCACCTGCGGCCCCCTCACCGGCTCCCGCAGCGCCGTCCGCCTCTCGGTCTCCCCATGGGACCCACTCCTCGAGCTGCATCAGCTCCTCGTGACAGCCACAGCCGAATCGATCCCGAGCTTCGCCCCCACCGCGGCTACCCGCTGCAACCGCTTCCGCCCCCACCTCGGCATCGCCTACAACAACACCGACCGCCCCGCTGCCGAACTCATCGAAACAGTTGCCGCACTGCGCAATACCGATCCCGTCACCGTGCACGTCGCCCGCGTCGAACTGGTGGTGCTCCGCCGAGAAGGCCACAGCTATCGGTGGAACACTCACGCGGTCGTCCCAATCGGCCGGCTGTGTTCTGCCCTCACCCCACCCGCACCCCCCAGCTAG
- a CDS encoding helix-turn-helix transcriptional regulator, which produces MADTSARTLRLLSLLQTHRYWPGTELSERLGVSARTLRRDIDRLRELGYPVDARPGVDGGYQLAAGAALPPLVLDDDEAVAITVCLQAGSQGAGDGLAEPSVRALAKLVTVLPTRLRRRVDALRAMTVSSGWNAVPLSDVDPAVLTDLALTCRGEERLSFTYTAADGRTSTREVEPHRLVSLGRRWYLVAYDLSRHDWRTFRVDRLSASRTTGIRFRPRELPAPDAAEFVRAGIGSRRTGYTVTAEIDAPALDVHARVGRWCHITALPDDRTHIEMSVDNLDWPILLLGKVDADFQVLGPPELRARLAEWGSRFTTSTATA; this is translated from the coding sequence ATGGCCGACACGAGCGCACGCACCCTCCGTCTGCTGTCGCTGCTGCAGACCCACCGCTACTGGCCGGGCACGGAACTGTCCGAGCGCCTGGGTGTTTCGGCGCGCACCCTGCGCCGCGACATCGACCGGCTGCGCGAACTCGGCTATCCCGTGGACGCCCGCCCCGGTGTCGACGGTGGCTATCAGCTCGCCGCCGGCGCCGCGCTGCCGCCGCTGGTCCTCGACGACGACGAGGCCGTCGCCATCACCGTCTGCCTGCAGGCCGGTTCGCAGGGCGCGGGCGACGGCCTGGCCGAACCGTCGGTGCGGGCCCTGGCCAAATTGGTCACCGTGCTGCCCACCCGGCTGCGCCGCCGCGTCGACGCCCTGCGCGCCATGACGGTGTCCTCCGGCTGGAACGCCGTGCCGCTGTCCGACGTCGACCCCGCGGTCCTCACCGATCTGGCCCTGACCTGTCGTGGCGAGGAACGCCTCAGCTTCACCTATACCGCCGCGGACGGCCGCACCAGCACCCGCGAGGTGGAACCGCACCGCCTGGTCTCCCTGGGCCGCCGCTGGTATCTGGTGGCCTACGACCTCTCCCGCCACGACTGGCGCACCTTCCGCGTCGACCGCCTCAGCGCCTCCCGCACCACCGGCATCCGCTTCCGCCCGCGCGAACTCCCCGCCCCCGACGCCGCGGAGTTCGTCCGCGCGGGCATCGGTTCCCGCCGAACGGGTTACACCGTCACCGCCGAGATCGACGCCCCCGCCCTGGACGTGCACGCCCGCGTCGGCCGCTGGTGCCACATCACCGCCCTGCCGGACGACCGCACCCACATCGAGATGTCCGTCGACAACCTGGACTGGCCGATCCTGTTGCTGGGCAAGGTGGACGCCGATTTCCAGGTCCTCGGACCACCGGAACTCCGCGCCCGCCTGGCGGAGTGGGGGAGCAGGTTCACGACCTCCACCGCGACGGCGTAG
- a CDS encoding DinB family protein produces MTATASTLLDAERSDLLEMLAKHRHFLRFTTRDLTDEQAGLRTTASELCLGGLIKHVTSVEANWAQFIVDGPTAAPDFESMSEEEIAAWGDGFRMLPEDTLAGVLAEYEKVAARTDELVRSLPDLNVTQPLPEAPWFEPGARWSARRVFLHIMTETAQHSGHADIIRESLDGAKSMG; encoded by the coding sequence ATGACCGCCACCGCTTCCACCCTCCTCGACGCCGAGCGCAGCGACCTGCTGGAGATGCTGGCCAAGCACCGGCATTTCCTGCGGTTCACCACCCGCGACCTGACCGACGAGCAGGCCGGGCTGCGGACCACCGCCAGCGAACTGTGCCTGGGCGGGCTGATCAAGCACGTGACCTCGGTGGAGGCGAACTGGGCGCAGTTCATCGTGGACGGGCCCACCGCCGCGCCCGACTTCGAGTCGATGAGCGAGGAGGAGATCGCGGCATGGGGTGACGGCTTCCGGATGCTGCCCGAGGACACCCTCGCGGGGGTGCTGGCCGAATACGAGAAGGTCGCGGCGCGGACCGACGAGCTGGTGCGCTCGCTGCCCGACCTGAACGTGACTCAGCCGCTGCCAGAAGCGCCGTGGTTCGAGCCCGGCGCCCGGTGGAGCGCGCGCCGGGTGTTCCTGCACATCATGACCGAGACGGCGCAGCACTCCGGCCACGCCGACATCATCCGGGAATCCCTCGACGGGGCGAAGTCGATGGGCTGA
- a CDS encoding tetratricopeptide repeat protein, translated as MVVQQQARVYPQDELAQRLRMIQELSGRGVRALARDTGLSSSSLSRYLSGQTVPPWPAVLELCRLVKRDPRPLRPLWERASNPLPAPPKTSRQVAPPSPPADAPPPPRNDLPRDVPDFTGREQALADVLAAVRADRVVAIDGMAGVGKTSLAVHAAHQLSAEYPDAQLYLDLHGFTDGRRPLDPDAALRALLAALQVPSEKVPQDGGVELRAACWRSELARLRAVVVLDNVADAAQVSQLLPGAGESVAIITSRNRLLELDEVPPVTLDVLTAEESAELLARASGDPRGPDGRLAREPEQAAEVLRLCGNLPLALRLAAARLRHRPGWSVGILVERMAEGASEFDTAFGMSVRQLNRDQRRMFRLLGLIPGSTFTDHVAAAVADVPLRTAQAMLEDLLDAHLVQQPADGRYRLHDLVRQHARQAGAEHDTDADRDRALHRVLDYYVHTAAAADAAMPFLTPTRPVSAGTAPRDLPVFPHRDAAFFWFVSEYTNLMAVFYAAVEAGADVHVCELPRFMRAFFARRCGTTHLNALFEQSLAAAEQLGDPRQLAEAHSDLGFARYNAGRMAEAAAAYAAAAPLLVAAGDPLPRAELTMRCAHLRWDEGDTEEPLELFRQARDLYATSGCPTSAADAMASEAWAMLQLGHREQAAALAREALAVPPDDPSWPPSLQAKITLGVAIAADEPDEALAHLRDALAHARADGHKHNEAWCLNCQGVALRRMGRYEEALDSHREAFALLDDLFEEHWKIHFLHGYAETCRLAGLPDEALRLHRHTLELAPKLGYRLEEALAHQGIADVLEPTDPDAAADHRAAAEAIQSELSPSTSPRRGIPG; from the coding sequence GTGGTTGTGCAACAGCAGGCGCGGGTCTATCCGCAGGACGAACTGGCCCAGCGCCTGCGCATGATCCAGGAGCTGTCCGGGCGGGGTGTGCGGGCGCTGGCCCGCGACACCGGTCTCAGCTCGTCGTCGCTGTCGCGCTATCTGAGCGGGCAGACGGTGCCGCCATGGCCCGCGGTGCTGGAACTGTGCCGGCTGGTCAAACGCGATCCGCGACCGTTGCGGCCGCTGTGGGAACGCGCGTCGAACCCGCTGCCCGCGCCGCCGAAGACGAGCCGCCAGGTCGCCCCGCCGAGCCCGCCCGCCGACGCCCCACCGCCGCCGCGCAACGATCTGCCCCGCGACGTCCCGGACTTCACCGGCCGCGAGCAGGCGCTGGCCGATGTGCTCGCGGCGGTCCGCGCCGACCGGGTGGTCGCGATCGACGGAATGGCCGGGGTCGGCAAGACCTCCCTCGCCGTGCACGCCGCCCACCAGCTGAGCGCCGAATACCCCGACGCCCAGCTGTATCTGGACCTGCACGGCTTCACCGACGGCCGCAGGCCGCTCGACCCGGACGCGGCGTTGCGGGCGCTGCTGGCCGCCTTGCAGGTGCCGTCGGAGAAGGTGCCCCAGGACGGCGGCGTGGAGCTGCGGGCGGCGTGCTGGCGCTCGGAGCTGGCCCGGTTGCGCGCTGTCGTGGTGCTCGACAATGTCGCCGACGCCGCGCAGGTGAGTCAGCTGCTGCCGGGCGCGGGGGAGTCGGTCGCGATCATCACCAGCCGCAATCGGCTGCTCGAGCTCGACGAGGTCCCTCCGGTGACGCTCGACGTGCTGACCGCCGAGGAGAGCGCCGAACTGCTGGCGCGGGCCAGCGGCGATCCGCGCGGACCCGACGGCAGGCTCGCGCGCGAACCCGAGCAGGCCGCCGAGGTGCTGCGGCTGTGCGGCAATCTGCCGCTGGCGCTGCGCCTGGCCGCGGCCCGGTTGCGGCACCGGCCGGGCTGGTCGGTCGGCATCCTGGTGGAGCGGATGGCCGAGGGGGCCAGTGAGTTCGACACCGCGTTCGGCATGTCGGTGCGTCAGCTCAATCGCGACCAGCGCCGCATGTTCCGGCTGCTCGGCCTGATCCCCGGGTCCACCTTCACCGACCATGTCGCCGCGGCGGTGGCCGACGTGCCGTTGCGCACCGCCCAGGCCATGCTCGAAGACCTGCTCGACGCCCACCTGGTGCAGCAGCCCGCCGACGGCCGCTACCGGCTGCACGACCTGGTCCGTCAGCACGCCCGCCAGGCCGGCGCCGAACACGACACCGACGCCGACCGCGACCGCGCGCTGCACCGCGTCCTGGACTACTACGTGCACACCGCCGCGGCCGCCGACGCCGCCATGCCGTTCCTCACCCCGACCCGGCCGGTCTCGGCGGGCACCGCGCCGCGCGATCTGCCGGTGTTCCCGCACCGCGACGCCGCGTTCTTCTGGTTCGTCTCCGAGTACACCAACCTGATGGCGGTGTTCTACGCGGCCGTCGAGGCAGGCGCCGACGTGCACGTCTGCGAGCTACCGCGGTTCATGCGCGCGTTCTTCGCCCGGCGTTGCGGCACAACACATCTCAATGCCCTGTTCGAACAGTCGCTGGCCGCCGCCGAACAGCTCGGCGACCCGCGTCAGCTCGCCGAAGCGCACAGCGACCTCGGTTTCGCCCGCTACAACGCGGGCCGCATGGCCGAGGCGGCCGCCGCCTACGCCGCGGCGGCCCCGCTGCTCGTCGCCGCGGGCGACCCGCTGCCGCGCGCAGAACTCACCATGCGCTGCGCCCATCTGCGCTGGGACGAGGGCGACACCGAGGAGCCCCTCGAACTGTTCCGCCAGGCCCGCGACCTCTACGCCACCAGCGGCTGTCCCACCAGCGCCGCCGACGCCATGGCCAGCGAAGCCTGGGCGATGCTGCAGCTGGGCCACCGCGAACAGGCCGCCGCTCTGGCCCGCGAGGCACTCGCCGTCCCGCCCGACGACCCGTCGTGGCCACCGTCGCTACAGGCCAAGATCACCCTCGGTGTCGCCATCGCCGCCGACGAGCCGGACGAGGCGCTCGCTCATCTGCGTGACGCGCTCGCCCACGCCCGCGCCGACGGCCACAAACACAACGAGGCCTGGTGCCTGAACTGCCAGGGCGTGGCCCTGCGGCGGATGGGCCGCTACGAGGAGGCCCTCGACAGTCACCGCGAGGCATTCGCCCTGCTCGACGACCTGTTCGAGGAGCACTGGAAGATCCACTTCCTGCACGGCTACGCCGAAACCTGCCGGCTGGCCGGACTGCCCGACGAGGCCCTGCGCCTGCACCGCCACACCCTGGAGCTGGCGCCGAAACTCGGCTACCGGCTCGAGGAGGCACTGGCGCACCAGGGCATCGCCGACGTGCTCGAACCGACCGACCCCGACGCCGCCGCCGACCATCGGGCGGCGGCCGAGGCGATCCAGTCCGAGCTCAGCCCATCGACTTCGCCCCGTCGAGGGATTCCCGGATGA